Proteins encoded within one genomic window of Macadamia integrifolia cultivar HAES 741 unplaced genomic scaffold, SCU_Mint_v3 scaffold1098, whole genome shotgun sequence:
- the LOC122062737 gene encoding uncharacterized protein LOC122062737 translates to MSAMEEESSKWMIEQAKEELQILEAQHPNRFGFLKMELRNFINEETNTSSPLYFHNSFVSFRKDSIPSTPNSSATTQASSNGKRRKFSEIEKPEDNPQSTKRILRRSNHSMEKLDAAIERAKECLRKIQEIKRSFANP, encoded by the exons ATGTCGGCGATGGAGGAGGAGTCCTCCAAATGGATGATCGAACAGGCGAAGGAGGAGCTGCAGATTCTGGAAGCCCAACACCCGAATCGATTTGGGTTTCTCAAGATGGAGCTTAGAAACTTCATCAATGAAGAAACCAATACATCATCTCCCTTATATTTCCACAACAGTTTTGTATCGTTTCGGAAGGACTCCATCCCTTCCACGCCTAACTCCTCTGCAACCACACAAG CTTCATCAAATGGAAAGAGgaggaagttttctgagattgaAAAACCTGAGGATAATCCACAATCAACAAAGCGAATACTTCGAAGGTCGAATCACTCAATGGAGAAGCTCGATGCTGCCATTGAAAGGGCTAAAGAATGCCTAAGAAAAAtccaagaaatcaaaagaagttTTGCAAATCCATGA